In a genomic window of Thermoanaerobaculales bacterium:
- a CDS encoding glycosyltransferase family 2 protein, producing the protein MNPAPPVTIPVSAVLITRDAERLLDRVLAPLAVCSEILILDSGSRDRTREIAAAHGAAWHEHPFEGYGPQKRRAVALAAHDWVLSVDADEVLDERAAAALAGVEWSAADPRTCWQLRRRPFIGSREIRHGDWAPDWVVRVFNRRHHGLSANPVHESVRPTGPVRRLDGSLLHFTATDLAGVFRPDYYRLKAAVYRERGRRARAPMLAVRAAAAFLRSYLLRAGLLDGSAGVVVAVAAAANAVTGLALAAEAPRADRSRAGEVLPPRR; encoded by the coding sequence ATGAACCCGGCCCCGCCTGTCACGATCCCCGTTTCCGCGGTGCTCATCACCCGCGACGCGGAGCGACTGCTCGACCGCGTGCTGGCGCCGCTCGCCGTCTGCTCCGAGATCCTGATCCTGGACTCCGGCTCGCGCGACCGCACCCGCGAGATCGCGGCGGCCCACGGCGCCGCCTGGCACGAGCACCCGTTCGAGGGCTACGGCCCCCAGAAGCGGCGGGCGGTGGCGCTCGCGGCCCACGACTGGGTGCTGTCGGTCGACGCCGACGAGGTGCTCGACGAGCGGGCCGCCGCGGCCCTGGCCGGCGTCGAGTGGTCGGCCGCCGACCCCCGCACCTGCTGGCAGCTGCGCCGGCGGCCCTTCATCGGGAGCCGCGAGATCCGGCATGGCGACTGGGCGCCGGACTGGGTGGTCAGGGTCTTCAACCGGCGCCACCACGGGCTGTCGGCGAACCCGGTGCACGAGTCGGTGCGCCCGACCGGGCCGGTGCGGCGGCTCGACGGCAGCCTGCTCCACTTCACCGCGACGGACCTGGCCGGGGTCTTCCGCCCGGACTACTACCGGCTCAAGGCCGCCGTCTACCGGGAGCGGGGCCGGCGGGCGCGGGCGCCGATGCTGGCCGTGCGCGCGGCGGCCGCGTTCCTGCGCAGCTACCTGCTGCGCGCCGGCCTGCTCGACGGCAGCGCCGGGGTGGTGGTGGCAGTGGCGGCCGCGGCCAACGCCGTCACCGGGCTGGCGCTGGCCGCCGAGGCACCCCGGGCCGATCGCTCGCGGGCCGGCGAGGTGCTGCCGCCGCGGCGCTGA
- a CDS encoding 2-oxoacid:acceptor oxidoreductase subunit alpha, with protein sequence MPTKDLTIAVVGSGGDGVVTVGDFMAQAAAREGLNCMKVEAYGPQIRGGESSCTVRISSEPIYAQGDRVDVMVAFNWADFGRFRGEILASPDAVVLYEADDEIPREQVEPHLGTGERSRWMGVPFTRLAKESAGTALAKNIVTLGVMTELFGLPRAGLLQAVTRKFSAKKAEVLEANLRGFEAGEVWAKEHAAKVADKRLEYTSGEPKLLMSGNELSAVAAIHAGCRFFAGYPITPSSEILQFFSEWMPRVGGHLVQTEDELAAIGAVIGASFAGVKAMTATSGPGLALMTEMLGLAAMAEVPAVIIDVQRGGPSTGLPTKSEQADLWQALWGSHGDAPRVVLAPADVEDCFHATVAAFNIAEETQLPVIVLSDQFIGQRRETLSMLSLDHEVVDRLTPPAEELPAFKRYLDTESGISPMTWPGIKGGEYQTNGLEHDEAGRPSSMHLVHEKMNAKRYRKLRLVRDKYGSFRTYGPEKADLGILCWGSSKGPVKEAVLRANARGEKISAFVPQMLYPFPYHEFRQYLQGVRDILIFELSYSAQFYKYLRTFLDLPEGHTFLFKRSGGKNLTVGEVEDKIGKVMETGSLRREVLV encoded by the coding sequence ATGCCGACAAAGGACCTGACGATTGCCGTCGTGGGATCGGGCGGGGACGGGGTGGTGACAGTGGGCGACTTCATGGCCCAGGCGGCCGCCCGGGAAGGGCTGAACTGCATGAAGGTGGAGGCCTACGGCCCGCAGATCCGGGGCGGCGAGTCCTCGTGCACGGTGCGGATCAGCAGCGAGCCGATCTATGCCCAGGGCGACCGGGTGGACGTGATGGTCGCCTTCAACTGGGCCGACTTCGGGCGCTTCCGGGGCGAGATCCTGGCGTCGCCGGACGCCGTCGTGCTGTACGAGGCCGACGACGAGATCCCGCGCGAGCAGGTCGAGCCCCACCTCGGCACCGGCGAGAGGTCGCGCTGGATGGGGGTGCCGTTCACCCGGCTCGCGAAGGAGTCGGCCGGCACGGCCCTTGCCAAGAACATCGTCACGCTCGGGGTGATGACCGAGCTGTTCGGGCTGCCGCGAGCGGGGCTGCTCCAGGCGGTGACCAGGAAGTTCTCGGCCAAGAAGGCGGAGGTCCTGGAGGCCAACCTGCGCGGCTTCGAGGCCGGCGAGGTGTGGGCCAAGGAGCACGCCGCCAAGGTCGCGGACAAGCGCCTGGAGTACACCTCCGGCGAGCCGAAGCTGCTGATGTCGGGCAACGAGCTGTCGGCGGTGGCGGCGATCCACGCCGGCTGCCGCTTCTTCGCCGGCTACCCGATCACGCCGTCGTCGGAGATCCTCCAGTTCTTCTCGGAGTGGATGCCGCGGGTCGGCGGGCACCTGGTGCAGACCGAGGACGAGCTGGCGGCGATCGGCGCGGTGATCGGCGCCTCCTTCGCCGGGGTGAAGGCGATGACCGCCACCTCGGGCCCCGGCCTGGCGCTGATGACCGAGATGCTGGGCCTGGCGGCGATGGCCGAGGTGCCGGCGGTGATCATCGACGTCCAGCGCGGCGGGCCGTCGACCGGGCTGCCGACCAAGAGCGAGCAGGCCGACCTCTGGCAGGCGCTGTGGGGCTCCCACGGCGACGCGCCGCGGGTGGTGCTCGCGCCGGCCGACGTCGAGGACTGCTTCCACGCCACGGTGGCGGCCTTCAACATCGCGGAGGAGACGCAGCTGCCGGTGATCGTGCTGTCCGACCAGTTCATCGGCCAGCGCCGGGAGACGCTGTCGATGCTGAGCCTCGACCACGAGGTGGTCGACCGCCTGACCCCACCGGCCGAAGAGCTGCCGGCCTTCAAGCGCTACCTCGACACCGAGTCGGGCATCTCGCCGATGACCTGGCCCGGCATCAAGGGCGGCGAGTACCAGACCAACGGCCTCGAGCACGACGAGGCCGGCCGGCCGAGCTCGATGCACCTGGTGCACGAGAAGATGAACGCCAAGCGCTACCGCAAGCTGCGGCTGGTGCGCGACAAGTACGGCTCCTTCCGGACCTACGGGCCGGAGAAGGCGGACCTCGGCATCCTGTGCTGGGGCTCCTCCAAGGGCCCGGTCAAGGAGGCGGTGCTGCGCGCCAACGCCCGCGGCGAGAAGATCTCGGCCTTCGTGCCGCAGATGCTGTACCCCTTCCCGTACCACGAGTTCCGCCAGTACCTGCAGGGGGTGCGCGACATCCTCATCTTCGAGCTTTCCTACTCGGCGCAGTTCTACAAGTACCTGCGCACCTTCCTCGACCTGCCGGAGGGCCACACCTTCCTGTTCAAGCGGTCCGGCGGCAAGAACCTCACCGTCGGCGAGGTCGAGGACAAGATCGGGAAGGTCATGGAGACCGGGTCGCTGCGGCGGGAGGTGCTGGTATGA
- a CDS encoding methyltransferase domain-containing protein, with amino-acid sequence MAGASRDGSGDEAEGRRPGWVKELFRLTPWGLRRALDGHSRAIGELASRLDGAGERFLAVERRLDTIEEAIRGIQRELEALRDARLVAVDHRLDGLEASLREAQGALAEVDATAARVRDELVPAVVERGNLLIDRLAGELDEVASLVERMLRAEPLPLPAAGAAERGISVALRDVQPRLLEAFRGDEAEVRHRLDRYLPVLRDASPVLDLGCGRGELLVLLREAGVAASGVEADPALAQAARRRGLEVTDGDALEALRGLPDGGLGAVTAIHLLEHLDAGAVLRLLGEARRVLRPGGVLLAECPNPHTLRVGGAEFWIDPTHLRPLPPETLRLLAAASGLAVESVDYLHPFPEEQRLATVAPAQADAAAPGVAALSDRVDRLAGRLDELLNGPRDYALIARRPAAG; translated from the coding sequence ATGGCCGGCGCGAGCCGGGACGGTTCCGGGGACGAAGCCGAGGGCCGCCGGCCGGGCTGGGTCAAGGAGCTGTTCCGCCTCACGCCATGGGGCCTGAGGCGCGCCCTGGACGGGCACTCCCGGGCAATCGGGGAGCTGGCCTCCCGGCTGGATGGTGCCGGCGAGCGGTTCCTCGCCGTCGAGCGGCGGCTCGACACCATCGAGGAGGCGATCCGGGGCATCCAGCGCGAGCTGGAGGCGCTCCGCGACGCGCGCCTGGTCGCTGTCGACCACCGGCTCGACGGCCTCGAGGCCTCGCTGCGGGAGGCCCAGGGCGCGCTGGCCGAGGTCGACGCCACCGCCGCCCGCGTCCGCGACGAGCTGGTCCCGGCGGTGGTCGAGCGGGGCAACCTGCTGATCGACCGGCTCGCCGGCGAGCTCGACGAGGTGGCGTCGCTGGTCGAGCGGATGCTGCGCGCCGAGCCGCTGCCGCTGCCGGCTGCCGGTGCGGCGGAGCGCGGGATCTCCGTCGCGCTGCGCGACGTGCAGCCGCGGCTGCTCGAAGCGTTCCGCGGCGACGAGGCCGAGGTCCGGCACCGTCTCGACCGCTACCTGCCGGTGCTGCGCGACGCCTCGCCGGTGCTCGACCTCGGCTGCGGCCGCGGCGAGCTGCTGGTGCTGCTGCGCGAGGCCGGTGTGGCGGCCAGCGGCGTCGAGGCCGACCCGGCCCTGGCCCAGGCAGCGCGCCGGCGGGGCCTCGAGGTCACGGACGGGGACGCGCTCGAGGCGCTCCGCGGCCTGCCGGACGGCGGCCTGGGCGCGGTAACCGCGATCCACCTGCTCGAGCACCTCGACGCCGGGGCCGTGCTGCGGCTGCTCGGCGAGGCGCGGCGGGTGCTGCGCCCGGGCGGGGTCCTGCTCGCCGAGTGCCCCAATCCGCACACCCTGCGGGTGGGTGGCGCCGAGTTCTGGATCGACCCGACGCACCTGCGGCCGCTGCCGCCCGAGACCCTGCGGCTGCTCGCGGCCGCGAGCGGGCTCGCGGTCGAAAGCGTCGACTACTTGCATCCATTCCCGGAGGAGCAGCGGCTCGCGACAGTGGCGCCCGCACAGGCCGACGCCGCAGCGCCCGGCGTGGCCGCCCTGTCCGACCGGGTTGACCGTCTCGCCGGGCGGCTCGACGAGCTGCTCAACGGCCCGCGCGACTACGCGCTGATCGCGCGCCGGCCGGCGGCGGGCTGA
- a CDS encoding VOC family protein: MSDKGSGLGILGYDSFEFVVTDIERSRRFYGRMMDVAQVARLSGRESERRGESALLYSAGKARWACVSPSARGSAADRWLKRHPDGVRTVGFRVRELEHARRVLGERGATMCSGLETAADDQGRPYRWFDIATPLGDVRFRFVERAGDALPPGFEPVADEAAGNRFSFQVIDHITSNLLTIEPHVTWLRDVMGFSEYWRVHFHTCDINPSTGGSGLASIVMWDPESGIKLANNEPVTPNYEQSQIYTFVEANHGPGVQHVAFHVPAIAPAVDGLRRGGIEFLDTPATYYDMLPERLAAQRVPSLSEDPAELKRLGVLVDGEDGRYLLQIFMVEGGLLYGDERAGPFFYEVIQRRGARGFGEGNFRALFEAIERDQQQRDSVRRQLDAGAGS, encoded by the coding sequence ATGTCTGACAAGGGGTCCGGCCTGGGCATCCTCGGCTACGACAGCTTCGAGTTCGTGGTGACCGACATCGAGCGCAGCCGGCGGTTCTACGGCCGGATGATGGACGTCGCGCAGGTCGCGAGGCTGTCCGGCCGCGAGTCGGAGCGCCGGGGCGAGAGCGCGCTCCTGTACTCGGCCGGCAAGGCGAGGTGGGCGTGCGTGTCGCCGAGCGCGCGCGGCTCGGCTGCCGACCGCTGGCTCAAGCGCCACCCGGACGGCGTGCGCACGGTCGGCTTCCGCGTCCGCGAGCTCGAGCACGCGCGCCGGGTGCTCGGCGAGCGCGGCGCGACCATGTGCAGCGGGCTCGAGACCGCTGCGGACGACCAGGGTCGACCGTACCGGTGGTTCGACATCGCGACCCCGCTCGGGGACGTCCGGTTCCGCTTCGTGGAGCGGGCCGGCGACGCACTGCCGCCCGGCTTCGAGCCGGTCGCCGACGAGGCCGCGGGCAACCGTTTCTCGTTCCAGGTGATCGACCACATCACGTCCAACCTCCTCACCATCGAGCCCCACGTGACCTGGCTGCGCGACGTGATGGGCTTCTCCGAGTACTGGCGCGTCCACTTCCACACATGCGACATCAACCCGTCGACCGGCGGCTCGGGTCTCGCGTCGATTGTGATGTGGGACCCCGAGTCCGGCATCAAGCTGGCCAACAACGAGCCGGTCACCCCGAACTACGAGCAGAGCCAGATCTACACCTTCGTCGAGGCCAACCACGGCCCCGGGGTGCAGCACGTGGCCTTCCACGTGCCGGCGATCGCGCCGGCGGTGGACGGCCTGCGCCGGGGCGGCATCGAGTTCCTCGACACGCCGGCCACCTACTACGACATGCTGCCCGAGCGGCTGGCCGCGCAGCGGGTGCCCAGCCTGTCCGAGGATCCCGCCGAGCTCAAGCGGCTCGGGGTGCTGGTCGACGGCGAGGACGGCCGCTACCTGCTCCAGATCTTCATGGTCGAGGGCGGCCTGCTGTACGGTGACGAGCGCGCAGGGCCCTTCTTCTACGAGGTCATCCAGCGGCGGGGTGCGCGCGGCTTCGGCGAGGGCAACTTCCGTGCCCTGTTCGAGGCCATCGAGCGCGACCAGCAGCAGCGCGACTCCGTACGCCGGCAGCTCGATGCCGGCGCCGGCTCCTAG
- a CDS encoding homogentisate 1,2-dioxygenase, producing the protein MIHRLQRGLIPDKPHTAFEVDGRLTYEHCVTRKGFEGIYTIQYHRRPPHWVEGTQALGHHPGWAAPGIQEPLRRSHYLTGSLAAGDTAFLARRLLFANADIGVWVGRPSTGDPTLVANADGDELTFVHAGAGRLECPLGVLRFGAQTYVYVPQGMPHRFVLDGPAHLLTIEARSPLRIPSQYRCDEGQLSMYAPYTHHDFRAPEWPEGGPESLGAPRRLIVQNGGALTAFELSHDPFDVVGWDGQLWPFAFPILAFQPKTGLVHLPPTIHTTFAGAGYVVCSFVPRAVDFHERAIPCPYPHSSPDCDEILFYVSGNFISRRGVGLGSISLHPRGLPHGPHPGTYEASIGAKRTEELAVMVDTFKPLLPTAHAAAIEDESYNLSWVK; encoded by the coding sequence ATGATCCACCGACTGCAGCGAGGCCTCATCCCGGACAAGCCCCACACCGCGTTCGAGGTGGACGGGCGTCTGACCTACGAGCACTGCGTGACCCGCAAGGGCTTCGAGGGGATCTACACCATCCAGTACCACCGCAGGCCCCCGCACTGGGTGGAGGGCACGCAGGCACTCGGCCACCACCCTGGATGGGCCGCGCCCGGCATCCAGGAGCCGCTGCGCCGCAGCCACTACCTGACCGGGTCGCTCGCCGCCGGGGACACCGCCTTCCTGGCGCGGCGACTGCTGTTCGCCAACGCCGACATCGGCGTCTGGGTCGGCCGGCCCTCGACCGGCGACCCGACGCTGGTGGCCAACGCCGACGGCGACGAGCTGACCTTCGTCCACGCTGGCGCCGGCCGCCTCGAGTGCCCGCTTGGCGTCCTGCGCTTCGGCGCCCAGACTTACGTCTACGTGCCGCAGGGCATGCCGCACCGCTTCGTGCTCGACGGCCCGGCCCACCTGCTCACCATCGAGGCGCGCAGCCCGCTGCGCATCCCCAGCCAGTACCGCTGCGACGAGGGGCAGCTCAGCATGTACGCGCCGTACACCCACCACGACTTCCGGGCGCCGGAGTGGCCCGAGGGCGGGCCGGAGTCGCTCGGCGCGCCGCGCCGGCTGATCGTGCAGAACGGCGGCGCGCTCACCGCCTTCGAGCTCTCCCACGACCCCTTCGACGTCGTCGGCTGGGACGGGCAGCTGTGGCCCTTCGCGTTCCCGATCCTCGCCTTCCAGCCCAAGACCGGGCTCGTCCACCTGCCGCCGACCATCCACACCACCTTCGCCGGCGCGGGATACGTGGTCTGCTCCTTTGTGCCGCGCGCGGTCGACTTCCACGAGCGGGCGATCCCCTGCCCGTACCCGCACTCCTCGCCCGACTGCGACGAGATCCTGTTCTACGTGAGCGGCAACTTCATCAGCCGCAGGGGCGTCGGACTCGGCTCGATCTCGCTCCACCCCCGTGGCCTGCCGCACGGCCCGCACCCCGGGACCTACGAGGCCTCGATCGGCGCCAAGCGCACCGAGGAGCTCGCGGTGATGGTCGACACCTTCAAGCCGCTGCTGCCGACCGCGCACGCCGCGGCGATCGAGGACGAGAGCTACAACCTGAGCTGGGTAAAGTAG
- a CDS encoding SDR family oxidoreductase, with protein MKLGLDGRVAVVGGASAGLGYAVAEALAGEGAAVLVVSRSEERVGRAVARLREQAGRRVAGLAADLTDPAAPGRAVAAARELLGTPTIVVANGGGPPAMPAVEAGAEDLEAACRLLLLPVQRLVHAALPGMREAGWGRIVVITSIAVLEPQPGLVLSNALRAAVTGYLKSVADEVARDGITVNSVCPGFTATERLDVLASTLAERQGVSPEAVMAGWAARAPVARLLQPEEVAAAVAFLCSEAASGITGVALPVDGGLHRGLV; from the coding sequence GTGAAGCTCGGCCTCGACGGCCGGGTGGCGGTGGTCGGCGGCGCCTCGGCCGGCCTCGGGTACGCGGTCGCCGAGGCGCTCGCCGGCGAGGGCGCGGCCGTGCTCGTGGTCTCGCGCTCCGAGGAGCGGGTCGGCCGGGCGGTCGCGCGCCTGCGCGAGCAGGCCGGCCGACGGGTGGCGGGCCTGGCGGCCGACCTCACCGACCCCGCGGCGCCCGGGCGGGCGGTGGCGGCGGCTCGGGAGCTGCTCGGGACGCCGACGATCGTGGTGGCCAACGGCGGTGGGCCGCCCGCGATGCCGGCGGTCGAGGCCGGCGCCGAGGACCTCGAGGCTGCCTGCCGGCTGCTGCTGCTGCCGGTGCAGCGGCTGGTCCACGCGGCGCTGCCCGGCATGCGCGAGGCGGGGTGGGGCCGGATCGTGGTCATCACCTCGATCGCGGTGCTCGAGCCGCAGCCGGGGCTGGTGCTGTCCAACGCCCTGCGGGCGGCGGTCACCGGCTACCTCAAGAGCGTCGCCGACGAGGTGGCCAGGGACGGCATCACCGTCAACTCGGTCTGTCCCGGCTTCACCGCAACCGAGCGCCTCGACGTGCTCGCCAGCACCCTGGCCGAGCGGCAGGGCGTGTCGCCGGAGGCCGTCATGGCAGGTTGGGCGGCGCGGGCCCCGGTGGCGCGGCTGCTGCAACCGGAGGAGGTGGCGGCGGCGGTGGCGTTCCTCTGCTCCGAGGCGGCCTCCGGGATCACCGGCGTCGCCCTGCCGGTGGACGGCGGCCTCCACCGCGGGCTGGTCTAG
- a CDS encoding 2-oxoacid:ferredoxin oxidoreductase subunit beta, protein MSATVSEIKFKPGDYKSTLAPVWCPGCGDFGVLNALYRAMAQLSIEPWNTVILSGIGCSSRLPGYVNTYGFNGVHGRALTLATGVKVARPELTVIAVGGDGDGLAIGGNHLIHTARRNLDVTYILMDNEIYGLTKGQVAPTTPTGDKTKSTFWGNPEPAVDPCELAISTGATWVGRGFSGDVKQTTQLIVDAIKHRGFAFLNVMSPCVTWRGDAQFKALKEIQAYVPDDHDRTQRAEAIKYTRETGVMTTGVLYEVEAPSFDDRLESLRRQATAGRSEPTTREILERFFPKF, encoded by the coding sequence ATGAGCGCGACGGTGAGCGAGATCAAGTTCAAGCCGGGCGACTACAAGTCGACCCTCGCCCCGGTGTGGTGCCCCGGCTGCGGGGACTTCGGGGTGCTCAACGCCCTCTACCGGGCGATGGCGCAGCTCTCAATCGAGCCCTGGAACACGGTCATCCTGTCCGGTATCGGCTGCTCGTCGCGGCTGCCCGGGTACGTGAACACGTACGGGTTCAACGGCGTCCACGGGCGCGCCCTGACCCTGGCGACCGGCGTCAAGGTGGCCCGCCCGGAGCTGACCGTGATCGCGGTCGGCGGCGACGGCGACGGCCTCGCGATCGGCGGCAACCACCTGATCCACACCGCGCGCCGCAACCTCGACGTGACCTACATCCTGATGGACAACGAGATCTACGGGCTCACCAAGGGCCAGGTCGCCCCGACGACCCCGACCGGCGACAAGACCAAGTCCACCTTCTGGGGCAACCCCGAGCCGGCGGTCGACCCCTGCGAGCTCGCGATCTCGACCGGCGCGACCTGGGTCGGCCGCGGGTTCTCCGGCGACGTCAAGCAGACCACCCAGCTCATCGTCGACGCCATCAAGCACCGCGGGTTCGCGTTCCTCAACGTGATGTCCCCGTGCGTGACCTGGCGCGGCGACGCGCAGTTCAAGGCGCTCAAGGAGATCCAGGCGTACGTGCCGGACGATCACGACCGCACCCAGCGGGCCGAGGCCATCAAGTACACCCGGGAGACCGGCGTGATGACCACGGGCGTGCTCTACGAGGTGGAGGCGCCGTCCTTCGACGACCGCCTCGAGAGCCTGCGGCGGCAGGCCACGGCGGGCCGCAGCGAGCCGACGACGCGGGAGATCCTCGAGAGGTTCTTCCCCAAGTTCTGA